In Colius striatus isolate bColStr4 chromosome 17, bColStr4.1.hap1, whole genome shotgun sequence, the following proteins share a genomic window:
- the RAB35 gene encoding ras-related protein Rab-35, whose amino-acid sequence MARDYDHLFKLLIIGDSGVGKSSLLLRFADNTFSGSYITTIGVDFKIRTVEINGEKVKLQIWDTAGQERFRTITSTYYRGTHGVIVVYDVTSAESFVNVKRWLHEINQNCDDVCRILVGNKNDDPERKVVETEDAYKFAGQMEIQLFETSAKENINVEEMFNCITELVLRAKKENLAKQQQQQQNDVVKLTKNSKRKKRCC is encoded by the exons ATGGCCCGGGACTACGATCACCTCTTCAAGCTGCTCATCATCGGCGACAGCG GTGTGGGCAAGAGCAGTTTGCTGTTGCGTTTTGCAGATAATACCTTCTCAG GCAGCTACATCACCACAATTGGGGTGGATTTTAAAATCCGGACGGTTGAGATCAATGGAGAGAAGGTGAAGCTGCAGATCTGGGACACAGCTGGACAGGAGCGCTTCCGGACCATTACATCAAC GTATTACAGAGGAACACATGGGGTGATTGTGGTCTACGATGTAACCAGTGCAGAATCCTTTGTGAATGTAAAACGGTGGTTGCATGAAATTAATCAAAACTGTGATGATGTCTGCCGGATACTAG tggggAATAAGAACGATGACCCAGAGCGAAAAGTGGTAGAAACAGAAGATGCCTATAAATTTGCTGGCCAGATGGAGATCCAGTTGTTTGAGACCAGCgccaaagaaaatattaatgtgGAAGAG ATGTTTAATTGCATTACAGAGCTAGTCCTGcgagcaaagaaagaaaacttagcaaagcagcaacagcagcaacagaatGATGTGGTGAAGCTAACGAAGAACAGTAAAAGGAAGAAGCGGTGCTGCTAa